Proteins found in one Loxodonta africana isolate mLoxAfr1 chromosome 21, mLoxAfr1.hap2, whole genome shotgun sequence genomic segment:
- the PRDM7 gene encoding LOW QUALITY PROTEIN: histone-lysine N-methyltransferase PRDM7 (The sequence of the model RefSeq protein was modified relative to this genomic sequence to represent the inferred CDS: inserted 1 base in 1 codon; substituted 2 bases at 2 genomic stop codons), with protein MELRFCRLPPTLDTSYKAHRRALLVVKPSSRDLSLKAKDAFRDIFIYFSKEGYVEMGEWEKLCYRNLKMNYKALVTTGLRASHPAFTCHCMQAIKAQMRIPMRNRHLGSKGMLRVPRSNESSLKNLSGTSIMLSRAGSEQAQKLVLPPGKASTSDEHSRQKPEHRRKGVEVKMYSFXERKGLVYQEISXPQDDDYLYCEKCQNFFIDXCESHGVPTFVKNSTTDSGHPNHLALTPSSGLRTRPSSIPKAWLRLWNKAFELLLGLPFSPCEGQVIEDEAVDNSGYSWLVRGTHHIN; from the exons ATGGAACTGAGATTCTGTCGGTTGCCTCCAACCTTGGACACAAGCTACAAGGCCCACCGCAGAGCTCTCCTAGTGGtgaaaccttcctccagagacctctccttaaag GCCAAGGATGCTTTCAGAGACATTTTCATATACTTCTCCAAGGAAGGGTATGTGGAGATGGGAGAGTGGGAGAAACTCTGCTACAGGAACCTGAAAATGAACTACAAGGCACTGGTCACTACAG gtcTCAGAGCCTCTCACCCAGCTTTCACGTGTCACTGCATGCAGGCCATAAAAGCCCAGATGAGGATTCCAATGAGGAACAGACACCTAGGCAGCAAG GGAATGCTTAGGGTGCCACGAAGTAATGAATCTAGCTTGAAGAACTTGTCAGGAACGTCAATTATGCTGAGCAGAGCTGGCTCAGAGCAGGCCCAGAAGTTAGTGTTGCCTCCTGGAAAAGCAAGTACCTCTGATGAGCACTCAAGACAGAAGCCAG AGCACAGGAGAAAGGGGGTTGAAGTGAAAATGTACAGCTTCTGAGAAAGAAAGGGCCTCGTATACCAGGAGATCAGCTAGCCCCAGGATGATGACTACCTTT ATTGTGAGAAGTGTCAGAATTTCTTCATCG ACTGTGAATCTCATGGGGTCCCAACATTTGTAAAGAACAGTACCACAGACAGCGGGCACCCTAATCACTTGGCCCTCACTCCGTCCTCTGGGCTGAGAACTAGACCATCCAGCATTCCCAAGGCTTGGCTCCGACTATGGAACAAGGCATTTGAGCTGCTGCTGGGCCTGCCCTTCAGCCCCTGTGAGGGCCAGGTGATAGAAGATGAGGCGGTAGACAACAGCGGCTACTCCTGGCTAGTGAGAGGCACCCACCACATAAATTAA